In Pirellulales bacterium, the following are encoded in one genomic region:
- a CDS encoding 6-phosphofructokinase, whose product MSAKKRIGILTSGGDCPGLNAVIRGAFKAAHQLGYECLGFLKGYEGLYNPVNYVTLTSKNTTGILNQGGTILGSTNKGRFAATVGVADRVELDPELLEGVAGTVRQLGIEGLICIGGDGSLAVAQQFHEYGIPVVGVPKTIDNDLQATAFTFGFDSAVECATNALDRLHTTAASHERIMVLEVMGRHAGWIALHAGIAGGGDVILLPEIPWTYDDVCHKILDREAKGKKFTLVVVAEGAPLPDVGLVSQERAGAQAKLGGIGPLVAGEIERRLHRECRTVILGHLQRGGAPTTFDRVLATQYGAHAVRLIVERRFGEMICYNPPEMGSVAIMEAVNHIREVDPCGAAVQAARAMGISFGDCPADESPFACPNWLLADEGEAATADEVEADVEFTLDLCEAAADEALAE is encoded by the coding sequence ATGAGCGCCAAGAAACGCATCGGCATTCTCACCAGCGGGGGCGACTGCCCCGGACTCAACGCGGTCATCCGCGGAGCGTTCAAGGCGGCCCATCAACTCGGGTACGAGTGTCTCGGGTTCCTCAAGGGATACGAGGGACTCTACAACCCCGTCAACTACGTCACGCTCACTTCGAAAAACACGACCGGGATCCTCAACCAGGGGGGGACGATCCTGGGGTCGACGAACAAAGGCCGGTTCGCAGCCACGGTCGGGGTCGCCGATCGGGTCGAACTGGATCCGGAACTGCTCGAAGGAGTCGCCGGCACGGTTCGGCAGTTGGGAATCGAAGGTCTGATCTGCATCGGCGGCGACGGCTCGCTTGCCGTCGCCCAGCAATTTCACGAATACGGCATCCCCGTCGTGGGGGTCCCCAAGACGATCGACAACGACCTGCAGGCGACCGCATTTACGTTCGGGTTCGACAGCGCGGTCGAGTGCGCGACCAACGCCCTCGATCGGCTCCACACGACCGCGGCCAGCCACGAGCGAATCATGGTCCTGGAGGTTATGGGGCGCCACGCGGGGTGGATCGCCCTGCACGCAGGAATTGCGGGCGGGGGGGACGTCATCCTGCTCCCCGAGATTCCGTGGACCTACGACGACGTATGCCACAAAATCCTCGACCGCGAGGCGAAAGGGAAGAAGTTCACGCTGGTCGTCGTCGCCGAGGGGGCGCCGTTGCCGGACGTGGGGCTCGTATCGCAGGAGCGAGCAGGCGCCCAAGCGAAGCTGGGAGGGATCGGGCCGCTGGTGGCGGGTGAGATCGAACGCCGGCTCCATCGCGAGTGCCGCACGGTGATCCTCGGCCATCTGCAACGAGGCGGGGCGCCAACGACATTCGATCGCGTGCTGGCCACGCAATACGGCGCCCACGCGGTGCGGCTGATTGTCGAGCGACGGTTCGGAGAGATGATTTGCTACAACCCGCCCGAGATGGGAAGCGTGGCGATCATGGAGGCGGTCAATCACATTCGCGAGGTCGATCCGTGCGGGGCCGCGGTGCAAGCGGCCCGGGCGATGGGGATCAGCTTCGGCGACTGCCCGGCCGACGAGAGCCCGTTCGCGTGTCCGAACTGGCTGCTCGCCGACGAGGGCGAAGCCGCGACCGCGGACGAAGTGGAAGCGGACGTCGAGTTCACGCTCGACTTGTGCGAAGCGGCGGCCGACGAGGCGCTGGCGGAATAG
- a CDS encoding polyprenol monophosphomannose synthase, with protein MPMLVAIATYNERENLPSLVAAVRDASPDAKVVVVDDNSPDGTGTWCDEQARQCDWLHVIHRSGKQGLGSATWAAMQWAIARRAEWLATLDADWSHPPDALPRLVETQVRTDADVVIGSRYCPGGIVDGWPLSRRLVSRAVNLATRAALGLPVRDASTAFRLYRVAALERLDFSLLRESGYAYLEEMLWRLREQGATFAETPITFTDRREGESKVTAGEGLGKLRMLLRLGWRRLSRR; from the coding sequence GTGCCGATGCTGGTCGCGATAGCCACGTACAACGAACGAGAGAACCTGCCGTCGCTGGTGGCGGCGGTGCGCGACGCCTCGCCCGACGCCAAGGTAGTGGTGGTCGACGACAATTCGCCCGACGGCACGGGGACGTGGTGCGACGAGCAAGCCCGGCAATGCGACTGGTTGCACGTCATCCACCGCTCCGGCAAGCAGGGGCTGGGCAGCGCGACATGGGCGGCGATGCAGTGGGCGATTGCCCGACGAGCGGAGTGGCTTGCGACGCTCGACGCCGATTGGAGTCATCCCCCTGACGCCTTGCCGCGACTCGTCGAGACGCAGGTCCGCACCGACGCCGACGTGGTGATCGGCTCGCGTTACTGTCCCGGCGGAATCGTCGACGGGTGGCCGTTGTCGCGGCGGCTCGTAAGCCGCGCGGTGAATCTCGCGACTCGGGCGGCGCTCGGACTGCCGGTCCGCGATGCCAGCACGGCGTTCCGGCTGTACCGCGTCGCGGCGCTCGAGCGGCTCGACTTCTCGCTGCTGCGTGAGAGCGGCTACGCATATCTGGAAGAAATGCTGTGGCGACTGCGAGAGCAAGGGGCGACCTTCGCTGAGACGCCGATCACGTTCACCGACCGTCGCGAAGGGGAGTCGAAGGTCACTGCGGGCGAGGGGCTCGGGAAGTTGCGGATGCTCCTGCGATTGGGTTGGCGGCGGCTGTCGAGGCGCTGA
- a CDS encoding sodium:proton antiporter — MNRAGTLPGGNSVVLVLLAVLLAYAAAMFAHVPQGWTEQSLGHAAHAVAVSEGAAHAAGLAVEHAADHASPPPAWSVIPFVLLLGAIAVFPLLHATEHWWEHNLNRFKVAAGLGLVTLAYYAFLHHAPVEAHWPGHAVVQPVDGVQVGFVKAILANAILHEYIPFIVLLFSLYVIAGGIRITGDLTADPLTNGLFMAVGGVLASFIGTTGAAMVLIRPLLETNRERKNVAHTVIFFIFIVCNCGGCLLPIGDPPLFLGYLKGVGFLWTMGLWQEWLFTNGMLLLTYCLLDHLWFHRRETLRDIERDLTQVRRLKIEGLAVNGALLTGVVLAVALLDPSKALPGTEWHPPMYLREVVQLALVAASLHFGSSRVREENNFNYAAIVEVAALFVGIFVCMQPALQILNANGAAIVEKFKLGPAEFFWATGALSSFLDNAPTYLVFFQTAQDPASAASSADTGQVPAAILSGISLGAVFMGAMTYIGNGPNFMVKAIAEKSGVKMPSFFGYMAYSCCILLPILALMNWLFLD, encoded by the coding sequence ATGAATCGTGCCGGAACGCTGCCCGGCGGCAACAGCGTCGTCCTGGTCCTCCTTGCGGTCCTGCTGGCCTACGCCGCGGCGATGTTCGCTCATGTGCCGCAAGGATGGACCGAGCAGTCGCTCGGCCACGCGGCCCACGCCGTCGCGGTCTCGGAAGGCGCGGCTCACGCGGCGGGTCTGGCCGTCGAGCATGCCGCCGACCACGCCTCGCCCCCGCCCGCTTGGTCGGTGATTCCGTTCGTGCTGCTTCTGGGCGCGATTGCAGTCTTTCCGCTGCTGCACGCCACCGAGCATTGGTGGGAGCACAACCTCAACCGATTCAAGGTTGCCGCAGGGCTGGGGCTGGTCACCCTCGCGTACTACGCCTTCCTGCATCACGCGCCGGTCGAGGCGCACTGGCCCGGGCACGCCGTGGTCCAACCCGTCGACGGCGTTCAGGTCGGCTTCGTCAAGGCAATCCTCGCCAATGCGATTCTGCACGAGTACATCCCGTTCATCGTGCTCTTGTTCAGCCTTTATGTCATCGCCGGCGGCATTCGCATCACGGGCGATCTGACCGCCGATCCGCTCACCAACGGGCTGTTCATGGCCGTCGGCGGCGTGCTGGCCAGCTTCATCGGCACCACCGGCGCCGCGATGGTGCTTATCAGACCGCTCTTGGAAACCAATCGCGAGCGCAAAAACGTCGCCCACACCGTCATCTTTTTCATCTTCATCGTCTGCAATTGCGGCGGCTGCCTGCTGCCGATCGGCGACCCGCCGCTGTTCCTGGGCTATCTCAAGGGAGTCGGGTTCCTGTGGACGATGGGGCTGTGGCAGGAGTGGCTCTTCACCAACGGGATGTTGTTGCTTACGTACTGTCTCCTTGATCACCTCTGGTTCCACCGGCGTGAGACGCTCCGCGACATCGAGCGGGACCTAACGCAGGTTCGCCGGCTGAAGATCGAGGGACTGGCCGTCAACGGAGCCTTGCTGACCGGGGTCGTGTTGGCCGTAGCGCTGCTTGATCCCTCGAAGGCGCTGCCCGGAACCGAATGGCACCCGCCGATGTACCTTCGCGAGGTGGTGCAACTCGCCCTCGTGGCCGCGTCGCTTCACTTCGGCTCGAGTCGCGTCCGGGAAGAGAACAACTTCAACTACGCGGCGATCGTCGAGGTGGCCGCGCTGTTCGTGGGGATCTTCGTCTGCATGCAGCCCGCGCTGCAAATTCTCAACGCCAACGGAGCGGCGATCGTCGAAAAGTTCAAGCTCGGCCCGGCCGAGTTCTTCTGGGCGACCGGCGCCCTGTCGTCGTTCCTCGACAACGCGCCGACGTATTTGGTGTTCTTCCAGACCGCGCAGGACCCGGCTTCGGCGGCCAGCTCGGCCGATACGGGGCAAGTCCCCGCGGCGATTCTCTCCGGCATCAGTCTGGGAGCTGTCTTCATGGGCGCCATGACTTACATCGGCAACGGCCCGAACTTCATGGTCAAGGCGATCGCCGAGAAATCGGGAGTGAAGATGCCCAGCTTCTTCGGCTACATGGCCTACAGCTGCTGCATCTTGCTGCCGATCCTGGCCCTGATGAACTGGCTGTTCCTCGACTGA